Proteins co-encoded in one Rhizobium sp. NZLR1 genomic window:
- the flgK gene encoding flagellar hook-associated protein FlgK, protein MSLTSALNSVQSIFNNTGQQSSVVSTNIANVGNSDYVRREASITTSLSGAQVVSISRAQETALLAQYLQSNAKDSAQQTLVTGLESLKSLTGGNDYETSPSTYLSAFQQALQTFATSPSSTTAAQSAVTAAQDLANSLNTASDGVQSIRADADAEIATQVSSLNTLLSQFETANNAVKGATATGADTSSALDEREKLLKQISSIVGVTTAVRDNNDMALYTSDGTVLFETIPRTVTYVPTTTYVAGTEGNSVYIDGVALDAGEGSTTSASGSLQALLQLRDEIAPTFQAQLDELAKSLVQAFSETDGSTSAPALFVWTTAAGATGGTPSDSDDITGIASSISVNLAVVTSEGGDATKLRDGTISGITDLNSSGDSGFSDNLDALYTALTEQRSFSSDAGLSTSQSLMDYASSSIGWLEQYRSDATAASENTSAALSRSDEAYSNEAGVNLDEELTLLLDIEQSYKAATKILNVIDEMFQSLLDIAS, encoded by the coding sequence ATGTCGCTTACCTCCGCCTTGAACAGCGTCCAAAGTATTTTCAACAATACCGGCCAGCAAAGCAGCGTCGTCTCGACCAACATCGCCAATGTCGGAAATTCCGACTATGTCAGACGCGAGGCGTCGATAACGACGTCTCTGTCCGGCGCTCAGGTCGTCAGCATCAGCCGGGCGCAGGAAACCGCGCTGCTGGCCCAGTATCTGCAATCGAACGCCAAGGACAGCGCCCAGCAGACGCTTGTGACCGGCCTCGAAAGCCTGAAGTCGCTGACGGGCGGCAATGACTACGAGACCTCGCCGAGCACTTATCTCTCGGCATTTCAGCAGGCGCTGCAGACATTCGCTACATCGCCGAGCAGCACGACCGCCGCGCAATCGGCTGTCACCGCCGCGCAGGATCTGGCCAATTCGCTGAATACCGCAAGCGACGGCGTCCAGTCGATCAGAGCCGATGCCGATGCGGAGATCGCCACGCAGGTCTCATCGCTGAATACGCTATTGTCGCAGTTCGAAACCGCCAACAATGCGGTCAAGGGGGCGACAGCGACGGGCGCCGATACGTCCTCGGCTCTCGACGAGCGTGAAAAGCTTCTGAAGCAGATCTCCTCGATCGTCGGTGTGACCACCGCCGTCCGCGACAATAACGACATGGCGCTCTACACCTCTGACGGCACCGTGCTGTTCGAGACCATACCGCGCACCGTCACATACGTGCCCACGACAACCTACGTCGCCGGAACGGAGGGCAATTCCGTCTATATAGACGGCGTTGCGCTCGACGCCGGCGAGGGATCGACGACAAGTGCCTCGGGCAGCCTGCAGGCGCTGCTGCAGCTTCGCGACGAAATCGCCCCGACATTCCAGGCTCAGCTCGACGAGCTCGCCAAGTCCCTCGTCCAGGCCTTCTCGGAAACCGACGGCAGCACCAGCGCACCCGCACTTTTCGTCTGGACGACGGCGGCCGGAGCAACTGGAGGAACACCCTCGGATTCCGACGATATCACCGGCATCGCGTCCTCGATCTCGGTCAATCTTGCCGTCGTTACCAGCGAGGGCGGGGATGCAACGAAGCTGCGCGACGGAACGATCAGCGGCATCACCGATCTCAACAGCTCGGGCGACAGCGGCTTCTCGGACAATCTCGACGCCCTGTATACGGCGTTGACGGAACAGCGCTCGTTCTCCTCCGACGCCGGTCTTTCCACATCGCAAAGCCTGATGGACTATGCCAGTTCCTCGATCGGCTGGCTCGAACAATACCGCAGCGATGCGACGGCGGCCTCCGAAAACACATCTGCGGCGCTATCGCGCTCCGACGAGGCCTATTCCAACGAGGCCGGCGTCAACCTCGACGAGGAGCTGACGCTCCTCCTCGATATCGAACAATCCTACAAAGCGGCGACAAAGATCCTGAACGTCATCGACGAGATGTTCCAGTCGCTCCTCGATATAGCGAGCTAG